In one window of Cellulophaga sp. HaHa_2_95 DNA:
- a CDS encoding bifunctional 5,10-methylenetetrahydrofolate dehydrogenase/5,10-methenyltetrahydrofolate cyclohydrolase, translating to MEILDGKKVSNEIKQEIAVQVAKMREKGEKVPHLAAILVGSDGASLTYVGSKVRSCEKVGFESTLVKMPSTTSELELLNKIEELNKNEDIDGFIVQLPLPPQIDTQKVLLAVDPDKDVDGFHPMNFGKMALDMSTFIPATPFGILELLERYNVDTKGKHTVVIGRSHIVGRPMSILMGRKGWPGNSTVTLTHSHTKNITQIISQADIVISALGVPKFLKAEMIKDDAVIIDVGITRVADDSYEKGYYITGDVDFENVSKKASFITPVPGGVGPMTIAMLLKNTLLARDRHRNRK from the coding sequence ATGGAAATATTAGACGGGAAAAAAGTATCTAACGAAATTAAACAAGAGATTGCTGTTCAAGTAGCAAAAATGCGTGAAAAAGGGGAGAAAGTTCCTCACTTGGCAGCGATATTAGTGGGTAGTGATGGGGCAAGTTTAACATACGTAGGTAGTAAGGTAAGATCTTGTGAGAAAGTTGGTTTTGAATCTACTTTGGTGAAAATGCCAAGTACTACATCGGAATTAGAACTTTTAAATAAGATTGAAGAATTAAATAAAAATGAGGATATAGATGGTTTTATTGTACAATTACCATTACCTCCACAAATAGATACTCAAAAAGTATTACTAGCGGTTGATCCTGATAAAGACGTAGATGGTTTTCATCCCATGAATTTTGGAAAGATGGCGCTAGATATGAGTACTTTTATTCCTGCAACACCCTTTGGAATCTTAGAACTTTTAGAACGTTATAATGTAGATACTAAAGGAAAGCATACCGTAGTTATTGGTAGAAGCCATATAGTGGGGAGACCTATGAGTATCTTAATGGGAAGAAAAGGCTGGCCAGGAAATTCTACGGTAACCTTAACTCATAGCCATACTAAAAATATTACTCAAATTATTTCTCAAGCAGATATCGTAATTTCTGCACTAGGAGTGCCTAAATTCTTAAAAGCAGAAATGATTAAAGATGATGCGGTCATTATAGATGTAGGTATCACAAGAGTTGCAGATGATTCTTATGAAAAAGGATACTATATTACAGGCGATGTAGATTTTGAGAATGTTAGTAAAAAAGCAAGTTTTATAACACCTGTGCCAGGCGGTGTAGGACCTATGACTATTGCAATGCTTCTTAAAAACACACTTTTAGCTCGTGATCGTCATAGAAACAGAAAATAA